A single window of Chloracidobacterium thermophilum B DNA harbors:
- a CDS encoding 1,4-dihydroxy-6-naphthoate synthase, with the protein MPTLTLGYSPCPNDTYIFGALALGIVRVPGLAFDIRLADVQTLNEWALEGRLEVTKLSFAAWLTPEVSAQYALLEVGAALGRNCGPLVVAREPMELGTLRNKQVVTPGRLTTAHMLLRLFTGDAPIAAELPFERIMPAVAGGLYDAGVIIHESRFVYPDFGLVCLVDLGEWWEHQTGLPLPLGCIAARQTLDDTTQGVVTQAIRESLAYADAHPEVIWPYIAAHAQEMSAEVQAQHIALYVNDFTRNLGPEGRQAIETLHQYARRLASPPGASQAV; encoded by the coding sequence ATGCCGACGTTGACGCTGGGCTATTCGCCCTGTCCGAATGACACGTACATTTTTGGCGCGCTGGCCCTGGGGATTGTCCGCGTTCCGGGGCTGGCGTTCGACATCCGGCTGGCCGACGTTCAGACCCTCAACGAGTGGGCGTTGGAAGGCCGGCTGGAGGTCACGAAGCTGTCGTTTGCGGCGTGGCTGACGCCGGAGGTCTCGGCGCAGTACGCCCTGCTGGAAGTCGGCGCGGCACTTGGACGCAACTGCGGCCCACTGGTTGTTGCCCGTGAGCCAATGGAACTGGGGACACTACGCAACAAGCAGGTGGTGACCCCAGGAAGATTGACGACGGCCCACATGCTGCTGCGTCTTTTCACCGGCGACGCGCCGATTGCCGCTGAACTGCCGTTTGAGCGCATCATGCCAGCGGTGGCCGGGGGGCTTTACGATGCCGGCGTCATCATTCACGAAAGCCGCTTTGTCTATCCAGACTTTGGGTTGGTCTGCCTGGTGGACTTGGGCGAATGGTGGGAACATCAGACCGGGCTGCCCCTGCCGTTGGGTTGCATTGCCGCCCGGCAGACGTTGGATGACACCACTCAGGGGGTTGTGACCCAGGCCATTCGGGAAAGCCTGGCCTATGCCGATGCCCATCCCGAGGTCATCTGGCCCTACATTGCTGCTCACGCGCAGGAAATGTCGGCGGAAGTTCAGGCGCAGCACATTGCCCTCTACGTCAACGATTTTACGCGGAATCTGGGCCCAGAAGGACGGCAGGCCATCGAAACCCTGCACCAGTATGCCCGGCGACTGGCATCACCGCCGGGTGCCAGCCAGGCGGTTTAG
- a CDS encoding circularly permuted type 2 ATP-grasp protein: MQPAIDDFHRLITEDAAAARAAVGQLDAAFLARGILFAGKAMPAHLRPHFFSREQRRQLETAAASVLHAALAAEKGLFGGNREALFEALRIQDAERQLLRTDPGYDNPVVWTRLDAFPTPDGIFFLEFNHDAPAGVGYSAAMTEIYLDLPIVRRFAEQYVLESDEPRPALLAALLATYRDFGGQEHPNIGIVDWTDVRTSSDQIILRDYFIREGYHAVIADPREVELRDGRLYAGDTRLDIVYRRVVTSELLTKLDETRDFTTAYEIRAACFINSFRCRVSENKAFFAFLTDPSQLSFLSDEARTTLLKHLPWTRIVAEQHTTLPNGQRVDLCEHVACHRAAFVLKPADAYGGTNVYVGSETDDATWEQALRRAVRDDALWVVQQRVATPVETFPIHHADGTFTFEPMKYNANPFYLGGQIAGAVVRTSRSAVINVSAGGGSIPTFTVAPRWSA, translated from the coding sequence ATGCAACCTGCCATTGACGATTTTCACCGGCTCATCACGGAAGATGCTGCGGCAGCCCGGGCGGCCGTCGGGCAACTCGATGCCGCCTTCCTGGCCCGTGGCATCCTGTTTGCTGGCAAAGCGATGCCGGCCCATTTGCGTCCACATTTCTTTTCCCGTGAGCAACGCCGCCAGCTTGAAACGGCTGCCGCCAGTGTGCTTCACGCCGCCCTTGCGGCTGAAAAAGGGCTGTTCGGGGGCAACCGGGAAGCCCTTTTCGAGGCGCTCCGCATTCAGGATGCCGAGCGCCAGTTGCTGCGAACCGATCCAGGCTATGACAACCCGGTGGTCTGGACCCGTCTGGACGCTTTTCCAACGCCAGACGGCATATTTTTTCTGGAATTCAACCACGATGCACCGGCCGGCGTCGGCTATTCAGCCGCGATGACGGAAATTTATCTGGATTTGCCCATTGTCCGGCGTTTTGCCGAACAGTATGTCCTCGAATCCGACGAACCACGCCCGGCGCTGCTGGCGGCGCTGCTCGCCACCTACCGCGACTTTGGCGGACAGGAGCATCCCAATATCGGGATCGTGGACTGGACGGACGTTCGCACCTCCTCCGACCAAATCATCCTGCGGGACTACTTCATCCGCGAAGGCTACCACGCGGTCATTGCCGATCCGCGCGAAGTCGAACTGCGGGACGGCCGGCTCTACGCCGGGGATACCCGCCTGGACATCGTTTACCGGCGCGTCGTGACGAGTGAACTGCTGACCAAACTCGATGAAACCCGTGACTTCACAACGGCCTACGAAATCCGGGCGGCCTGCTTCATCAACTCGTTCCGCTGTCGCGTCAGCGAAAACAAGGCTTTCTTCGCTTTTCTCACCGACCCATCCCAGCTTTCCTTTCTCTCTGACGAGGCCCGCACCACGCTGCTGAAGCACCTTCCCTGGACGCGCATCGTGGCGGAGCAGCACACCACCCTGCCCAATGGCCAGCGCGTGGACCTGTGCGAGCATGTCGCCTGTCACCGCGCAGCATTCGTACTCAAACCGGCCGATGCCTATGGCGGCACCAATGTCTATGTCGGCAGCGAAACCGATGACGCCACCTGGGAGCAGGCGCTGCGCCGGGCCGTCCGGGATGATGCCCTCTGGGTGGTGCAGCAACGGGTGGCAACACCCGTCGAGACCTTCCCGATTCATCACGCGGACGGGACATTCACGTTTGAGCCGATGAAATACAACGCCAACCCGTTCTACCTTGGCGGGCAGATTGCCGGGGCCGTGGTGCGAACCTCCCGGAGTGCCGTCATCAATGTCAGCGCTGGCGGCGGGAGTATTCCAACCTTTACCGTTGCGCCACGCTGGTCGGCATAA